In Lacerta agilis isolate rLacAgi1 chromosome 1, rLacAgi1.pri, whole genome shotgun sequence, the following proteins share a genomic window:
- the MED19 gene encoding mediator of RNA polymerase II transcription subunit 19: MGGDCAEHAGMMENFSALFGGTEPPPPTTAAALGFGPGKPGGPGTGPPPVPAVTPVGEKAAAASGPFYLMRELPGTTELTGSTNLITHYNLEHAYNKFCGKKVKEKLSNFLPDLPGMIDLPGSHDNSSLRSLIEKPPICSSSFNPITGTMLTGFRLHAGPLPEQCRLMHIQPPKKKNKHKHKQSRTQDPVPPETPSDSDHKKKKKKKEDDPERKRKKKEKKKKKNRHSPEHPGVGSSQASSSSSLR, encoded by the exons ATGGGAGGAGATTGCGCGGAGCACGCCGGGATGATGGAGAATTTCTCCGCTCTCTTCGGAGGAACGGAACCGCCTCCGCCTACCACAGCCGCCGCGCTGGGCTTTGGTCCAGGGAAACCCGGAGGACCGGGGACAGGGCCACCTCCTGTCCCTGCGGTGACTCCCGTCGGAGAGAAAGCGGCGGCCGCCAGCGGCCCGTTCTACCTAATGCGCGAGTTACCAG GTACTACAGAACTAACAGGGAGCACAAACCTGATCACCCACTACAACCTGGAGCATGCCTACAACAAATTTTGTGGCAAAAAGGTGAAggagaagctcagcaacttcctGCCAGACTTACCAGGGATGATAGATTTGCCAGGTTCACATGACAACAGTAGCCTGCGCTCTCTCATTGAGAAGCCTCCCATCTGCAGCAGTTCGTTCAACCCTATCACTGGTACCATGCTAACAGGCTTTCGTCTCCATGCGGGCCCG CTGCCAGAGCAGTGTCGCTTAATGCACATCCAGCCACCTAAGAAAAAAAACAAGCACAAACACAAGCAGAGTCGTACCCAGGATCCTGTCCCTCCAG AAACTCCTTCAGATTCTGAccacaagaagaaaaagaagaagaaagaggatgaCCCTGAgcggaaaaggaagaagaaggagaagaagaaaaagaaa aaTCGGCATAGCCCTGAACACCCTGGTGTGGGCAGCTCtcaggccagcagcagcagcagcctccggtAA
- the ZDHHC5 gene encoding palmitoyltransferase ZDHHC5 has translation MPAASGKRFKPSKYVPVSAAAIFLVGSTTLFFAFTCPGLSLHISPIIPIYNAVVFLFVLANFSMATFMDPGIFPRAEEDEDKEDDFRAPLYKTVEIKGIQVRMKWCATCRFYRPPRCSHCSVCDNCVEEFDHHCPWVNNCIGRRNYRYFFLFLLSLTAHIMGVFGFGLLFVLCQVEELSGIRMAVTMAVMCVAGLFFIPVVGLTGFHVVLVARGRTTNEQVTGKFRGGVNPFTNGCCKNVSRVLCSSPAPRYLGRPKAEQTVSVKPPFLRPEISDGQIALKIMDNGIQAELKRTKSKGSLEVTESQSADAEPPPPPKPDLSRYTGLRTHLTLATNEDSSLLSKDSPPTPTMYKYRPGYSSSSTSAALPHSTSAKLSRGDSLKEATSIAEGSRNPSYRSEPSLEPDSFRSPTFGKSFHFDPLSSGSRSSSLKSAQGMGFELGHLQSIRSEGTTSTSYKSLVNQTRNGSLSYDSLLTPSDSPDFESVQAGPEPEAPMGYTSPFLSARIAQQREADLHSRFPSSGSPKHQPPRDPSPVRYDNLSRHIVASIQEREKLLQQSPTPPPLAKEEDTALGDSGIQSTPGSSNAPRTSSSSDDSKRSPLGKNPLTRPVPPRFGKPEPPHALRVRSLGSPDQPAAPHLGKSVSYSSQKQSSQAIVPETEEVALQPLLAPKDEMQMRPSYSKSNGQPKSLSSTSPTPGQPPLSSPTRGGVKKVSGVGGTTYEISV, from the exons GTGCCCAGGGCTTAGCTTGCATATCTCCCCAATCATCCCCATTTACAATGCTGTGGTCTTCCTCTTTGTGCTGGCCAACTTTAGTATGGCCACCTTCATGGATCCAGGCATATTTCCTCGAG CTGAAGAAGATGAGGACAAGGAGGATGATTTCCGAGCTCCATTATACAAGACTGTGGAGATAAAGGGTATTCAAGTGCGCATGAAATGGTGTGCAACGTGTCGCTTCTACCGGCCCCCACGCTGCTCTCATTGCAGTGTCTGCGACAACTGTGTGGAG GAATTTGACCATCACTGTCCCTGGGTAAACAACTGTATTGGGCGGCGCAATTATCGCTATTTCTTCCTGTTCCTGCTCTCACTTACAGCACATATCATGGGTGTATTCGGTTTTGGCTTGCTGTTTGTTCTGTGTCAAGTTGAAGAGCTCTCTGGGATCCGTATGGCCGTCAC TATGGCTGTGATGTGTGTGGCTGGCTTGTTTTTCATTCCTGTTGTAGGCCTTACAGGATTCCATGTGGTCTTGGTAGCCAGAGGTCGCACTACAAATGAGCAG GTTACAGGCAAATTCCGGGGTGGAGTAAACCCTTTCACCAATGGCTGTTGTAAGAACGTCAGTCGTGTCCTCTGCAGCTCCCCAGCCCCCAG GTATCTTGGACGGCCAAAGGCAGAGCAGACTGTGTCAGTGAAGCCACCGTTCCTGCGACCAGAAATATCAGATGGACAGATTGCTCTAAAGATAATGGACAATGGTATCCAGGCTGAGCTAAAGAGAACAAAG TCCAAAGGAAGCCTTGAGGTGACGGAGAGCCAGTCTGCTGATGCTGAGCCACCGCCACCACCCAAGCCAGACCTCAGCCGCTACACAGGTCTGAGGACGCATTTAACCCTGGCCACCAATGAGG ACAGCAGTTTGCTAAGCAAGGACAGCCCTCCAACTCCAACAATGTACAAGTACCGACCTGGCTATAGCAGCAGCAGTACTTCAGCTGCACTGCCTCACTCCACCAGCGCCAAG CTAAGTCGAGGAGACAGCTTGAAGGAGGCAACCTCCATTGCTGAGGGCAGTCGAAACCCCAGCTACCGTTCTGAGCCAAGTCTGGAGCCAGACAGTTTTCGGTCTCCCACTTTTGGCAAAAGTTTCCATTTTGATCCACTATCCAGTGGCTCCCGTTCGTCCAGCCTCAAGTCTGCCCAAGGCATGGGCTTTGAATTGGGCCATCTTCAGTCGATCCGCTCTGAGGGCACCACATCCACATCTTACAAGAGCTTGGTGAACCAGACGCGCAATGGGAGCTTGTCCTACGACAGTCTTCTCACACCCTCTGACAGCCCTGACTTTGAGTCAGTGCAGGCAGGCCCAGAGCCAGAGGCCCCCATGGGCTACACATCTCCTTTCCTCTCGGCACGTATTGCCCAGCAGCGGGAGGCTGACCTGCACAGTCGTTTCCCAAGTTCTGGCTCACCCAAGCACCAGCCACCCCGTGACCCTTCACCTGTCCGTTATGACAATCTTTCGCGCCACATTGTGGCCTCCATACAGGAGCGGGAAAAGCTGCTACAGCAGTCACCCACGCCACCACCCCTAGCCAAAGAGGAGGATACAGCACTGGGGGACTCAGGCATCCAGTCCACCCCAGGCTCCAGTAATGCTCCACGTACCAGCTCCTCCTCGGACGATTCAAAACGCTCACCTCTGGGCAAGAACCCACTCACCCGCCCAGTGCCACCTCGCTTTGGCAAGCCAGAACCACCACATGCACTCAGAGTGCGTTCTCTGGGCTCACCAGACCAGCCTGCAGCCCCACACTTGGGGAAATCTGTGTCTTACAGCAGCCAAAAACAGTCCTCGCAGGCCATTGTCCCAGAGACTGAGGAGGTGGCCTTGCAGCCTTTACTGGCACCAAA AGACGAGATGCAGATGAGACCCTCCTACAGCAAGTCCAATGGACAGCCCAAAAGCCTGAGCTCAACCTCGCCCACCCCTGGTCAGCCACCTCTCAGCAGCCCCACTCGTGGAGGAGTCAAGAAGGTCTCTGGAGTGGGTGGGACTACGTATGAGATCTCTGTATGA